The window TCGGCGACGCCGATCGCGTGGCCGTCCGGCCAGCTGACCGACCAGCCGGTGACCCCGACCGTCGCGGTGATCTCCAGCTGCACGGTGTAGCCGGTGCCCCAGGTCGAGGGCTGCTTCCAGCCGATCGACAGCGCGTCGTCCGGCCCCTCCGCCGCCCCGGTGGCTGCCGTTGTGGTGGCCGCGCCAGTGGTCGCAGTGGTCGCTGCCGGCGTCACCGGGGCAGGCACCTGCGGATCCGGCTCGCTGCCCAGCAACGGCGCCAGCATCTGCAGCTTGGCCGTCTCCGGGGTGATCCAGTCGTCCTGGACAAGGCCGCCGGTGTCACCGCTGTTCGGGTTGAAGGCCCAGTAGCCGAAGCTCATCCGGTTGGTGTTGAGGTACTCGACGAGGGTGGCCATCCAGACCTTGTCGGACTCGGTCTCCAGCTTGCTGCCGAACTCGCCGAGCAGCACCGGGGCGATGCCCTGCTGCTGGATGAAACCCCAGTTCCGGTCCCAGAACGGTGCCAGGTTGGCCGGGTAGGCCGGGTCGTCGAACCAGTCCCGCGGCCAGATCGTCGACGGGTAGTCGTGCGGGGAGTAGACCAGCCGACCCGGGACCGAGAGCGAGATCGGGTGAGTCGCAACATCGGACAGCCCACCGCCCCACCAGGTGGTGCTGCCGTCACCGGGCTTCTCCACCCCCTCGACCACGATCAGCAGGTCGGGATTCGCTGCCAGCACCGCATTCCCGCCGCGCACCGCGGCCGCGGCCCAGTCGCGGGCCGGGTCGCCGCAGCCCCAGCAGGCGGCGCCGTGCGGTTCGTTGTGCAGGTCGGCGCCGATCACCGTGGTGTCGTCGGCGTACCGCTCGACCACGCGCACCCAGTCGTCGATCCACTGCTGCTCGGAGACGGTGTCGGTGTACCAGAGCTCGGACTGGGTGTTCACGTCCGGACGGTGCCGGTCCAGCAGCACGGTCAGGCCGTGATCCTTCGCGGCGGCGACCACCGCGTCCAGCACCTCGATGCCGGTGCGGCCGGTCAGCTCCGGGTTGAGCCCGGGATCGAAGGACGTGGCCGGCTTGTCGAGACACTCGTTGGACCACGGGACCCGGACGGTGGTGAACCCGAACGCCGCGAGCTCGGCCATGCCCTGGTCCAGCGAGATCTGCCAGAGGCCGTGCGGGGCACAGTCGGTGATCTCCAGGCCGAACCAGTTCGCCATCCGGATCCGCACCGGGCGGTCGTTTACGTCCAGGATCGTGGAGCCCTCGGTGTGCAGCGGGCCTTCCCAGTCCAACAACTCGCCGGTGGCGGCGTCGACCCGAGGGGTGTCGTCGGACGGCTGTGCCGGGCTCGACCGGGTGACCGCCGGTGCGGCGCCGCCGCTGCGGGTGCCCGCGACCGCGGATCCGTGACCGCCGTAGCTCGTGACCTGTCCTGCCGTGTCGGCCGTGGTGGTGGCGGCGGTAGTGGCCGGGCTCGCGGTCGTACCGGTCGGCGTCGCGGCCCCCGCCGCACCCGCGTCTGGACTCTCGGTGTTCTGAGCCGATGGCAGTCTCACGATGCCGATGGTCGCAGCGGCCACCAGCACGACGATCCCGACGACGAGCCACACGATCCGGGTACGCCGGACGTTGTCCGGCACGGGTGTGGTCACGCATTCAGACTAATGCCGATCGCCTCCGCCATCATGATCGAGTTCGACGCAATGCATGCGTCTGATCACTCTCGGTGTTCGTCGCGCGAACGCTGTCGAGCCGAAGGGTGGGTGCGACCGGCGGGGGGACGTGCCCGTCCGCTCAGGATCTTCCGGGCGGTCCGTGCGGTCGGGACGCGACGGTCAGGATTCCCCCGAACGAGCGCGTCACAGAGCGGCCAGCACCTTGTCGAGCCGCACGGGCAGGTCTCGGATCCGCACGCCCACCGCGTCGTGGACGGCGGCGGTGACCGCGGCCGCGGTCCCGACGATGCCGATCTCCCCGATGCCCTTGGAGCCCATCGGGTTCAGGTGGTCGTCCTGTTCGTCGAGCCAGTGGACGTCGATGTCACCGATGTCGGCATTGGCGGCGATGTGGTAGTCCGCGAAGTTGTCGTTGACAGTGTCGCCGAACGCCGGATCCCACCGACCCTCCTCCAGCAGTGCCATCGACAGACCCATCGTCATCCCGCCGATCAACTGCGACCGGGCCAGCCGCGGGTTGACCACCCGGCCGACGGCGAACGTGCCCAGGGCCCGCGGCACCCGGACCTCACCGGTGATCGTGTTGACCCGCGCTTCGACGAACTGTGCACCGTAGGCGAACCGGGCCAGCGCGGGTTGTGCCGAGAGCTCGTCGGTGGTGTCGGCCTCCGCCGACAGACCGTCGAACGGCACGGCGCCGCCGACTGCCGTCAGCCGGTCGCACAACTGCTCGCTCGCGCGCGTCACCGCCCGACCCCAGGAGGCAGTGCCGGACGAGCCCCCGGCGCCCGACGCCTGCGGCAGGGCGCTGGACCCGACGTGCATCCGAACCCGGTCGATCGGGACCTGCAGGGCATCGGCGGCGATCTGGCGCAGCACGGTGCGCGCACCCGTGCCGATGTCGGCGGCGGCGATCTCCACGTCGAAGGTGCCATCGGCACGGGCGGTCGCCCGCGCCGAGCTCGGCTGCTGGTAGGCCGGGTAGGTGGAACCGGCGACTCCGCGGCCGACCCGCCACGGACCGGTCCCCTGCGGCCTCGGCCGGGACCAGCCGAACAGCCGCGCGCCCTCCCGGAGGCACTCGACGTAGTGCCGACTCGAGAACCGCAGCCCGCTGTCCGGGTCGGTCTCCGGCTCGTTGGCGATCCGCAGCTCGACCGGGTCCAGGCCGAGCTGCTCGGCCAGCTCGTCCATCGCCGCTTCGACCGCGAACATTCCCGGCGCCTCCCCGGGTGCGCGCAACCAGCGCGGGGTGGGCACATCGAGGCGTGACAGCCGGTGTGTGACCCGCCGGGCCGGCGCCGCATACATGTGCCGGGTGGATTCACCGGTCTGCTCGGCGAAGTCCAGCAGCCGCGAGCTCTGTTCGACCGTTTCGTGCACGATCGCGGTCAGCCGACCTGCGGCCGTGGCACCGAGGCGGACCCGTTGGATCGTCGGCGTGCGGTAGCCGACCAGATGAAAGGTCATCTCGCGGGTCAGTGTGACGGTGACCGGCCGATCGACCAGCCGGGCGGCGAGCAGGGCAAGGATCACGTTGGGCCGGGTCGTCCCCTTTGAACCGAACCCACCGCCGACGTGCTCCGAGTGCACGGTCACCGCCCCGGCTCCCAGCCCGAACGCCTGTGCCGCGGTCCGGCTCACCTCGGAGCTGTTCTGCGTCGAGTCGTACACCGTGGCCTGGTCCGCAGCGTCCCATCGGGCGGTGGTCGCGTGCGGTTCCATCGGAACGTTGTGCAGGTGCGGCGTCCGGTACTCCTGGTCGACGACCACGTCCGCCCGGGTCAGCCCGGCCTCGACATCGCCGGACTCGGTGTCGGTCGGGAAGCCCGCATTGAGCTCGTCCGGGACCACGAGATCCGGGTCATGGGCGGACAGCTGGACGTGGAACGGCTCGACGTCGTAGTCGATGCGCAGGGCCGCGGCTCCGGCCCGGGCGGCTTCCAGGGTCCGTCCGATCACCACCGCCACGGGACGACCGTGGTACTGCACCCGGTCGTCCTGCAGCACCATCAACTCGGCGTCGTCCACCTCGGTCAGCCGGTGTGCGTTGCCGTGCCACAGCACGTCGATCACCCCGGGGACGGCGGCGGCGGTCGCGGTGTCGACTTCGGTGATCCGGCCGCGGGCGACCGTCGACCCGACGATCCAGCCGTGGCAGGCCTCGTCGCGGACGAATTCCGCCGCGTACCGGGCTGCTCCGACGACCTTGTCACGGCCCTCCACCCGTTCGTACGCCGATCCCACAGCGTGCGGGCGACGCAGCTCGGCGCGTGTCATCGGGCACCCCCGGCGAGTCCGCCCAAGGTGTCGGCCACCAGCCGGACGGTCAATGGCACCTTGAACGCGTTGTCCGGCAGCGGGTCCGCAGCGGCGAACTCGGCATTCAGGGCGTCGACGACCGAGTCGGTCGTCGGCGCGGTACCCCGCAGCACCGCCTCCGCGGTCCGCGCCCGCCACGGGCGCGGTGCCACGCCGCCGAGCGCGATGCGCAGGTCCACGGCCGTGGGGCCGTCCCAGCGGACCAGGACCGCGGTCGAGACCACCGCGAACGCGTAGGACGCCCGGTCGCGCACCTTCCGGTAGGTGGACCGGGTGCCGTCCACCAGCGGCGGGAGGTGGATGCCGGTCACCACTTCCCCGGCCCGCAGCGTGGTCTCCACCTGCGGGGTGTCACCGGGCAGCAGATACAGCTCCTCCAACGACAACCGGCGCCGGCCGGCCGGGCCCTGCACGTCCACCTCGGCATCGAGCGCCGCCAGCGCCACGGCCATGTCCGAGGGGTGGGTGGCGATGCAGGAGGTCGAGGTGCCGAGCACGCCGAGCATGCGGTGCTCGCCGTTGCGGGCCGGGCAGCCCGATCCCGGGTCCCGCTTGTTGCAGGGTTTGCCGACGTCCATGAAGTACCCGCACCTGGTGCGCTGCAGCAGATTCCCGCCTGTCGTGGCCATGTTGCGCAGCTGGCCCGATGCCCCCGCCAGCAGTGCCTCTGCCAAGGCGGGGTAGTACCGACGGACCACCGGGTCGGCGGCCAGGTCGCTGTTCCGGACCATGGCGCCGACGTCCACCCCGCCGTGATCGTCCCGCACCACCCCGGTCAACGGCAGGTGCGAGACATCGACGACGATGTCGGGCTCCTCCGCTCCCAACTTCATCAGATCGACCAGATTGGTGCCGCCACCCAGCAGGCGCGCCCCCGACCGGCCGGCCAGCGCGACCGCCTGCTCCAGGTCGGTGGGACGTTCGTAGGTGAAGGTCCTCATCGGTTCGCCCCGTCCATCTGCGCCGGGACCCCCGGCGACGGCTCGGCGGGCGGGGCGGGCTCGGCGCCACCGGCCGAACGGTCCATGGCGGCCATCACCGCCGGCACGATGTGCGCGTACGCCCCGCACCGACACAGGTTTCCGCTCATCCGCTCCCGGATCTCGGCGGCCTCCCACCGGGGTTCCGCGGCGACGTCCGGGGTGACCGCGCTCGGCCGGCCCTCGGCCAGCTCGGCCAACGCACCGACCGCCGAGCAGATCTGACCGGGTGTGCAGTAGCCGCACTGGAATGCGTCGTGGTCCAGGAACGCCTGCTGCACCGGGTGCAGGCGGTCACCGTCGGCCAACCCCTCCACCGTCGTCACCTCGCTGCCGGCGGCGCTCGCCGCCAGCAACAGGCAGCTGTTCACCCGGCGGCCGTCGACCAGGACTGTGCATGCGCCGCACTGCCCGCGGTCGCACCCCTTCTTCGACCCGGTCAGATCCAGGCGCTCACGCAGGGCATCCAGCAGCGTGGTCCGCGGGTCGAGGGTCAACTCGTGCCGGGTGCCGTTGATGGTCAGCACGGTGTGCACGCCACGATCGGGACCCGGGCGGGTCATCCGCCGTGAGTCGCTGTCGGCGGGGGCGGTGCCGTGCGGGTGTGGACTCATGCCGTGGCGATCCCCGACACCCGCCGCCGGCAAACGGAAGGCTGCCCTTGCCCGGTCCGGGTCAGGCCTTGGCGGCGTCCTCCTCGTCGGCGTTGCGGCCCTCGTCGGGCTCGCGCTCCTTGCGGCGGAGCAGCCAGGCGGTGAGGCCCAGTACCAGGACCAGCGCCCCCAGGATCGCGATCTCGCGCATGGAGTCGGAGAACTCCGCCCCCTTGCCGACGTCCTCCGCCGCCTTCACCGACAGCACCACGATCTCCTTGATCGAGGCGATGATGCCGACGATCAGGAACGGTTCGGCGATGAGTTCACGGCGGGCGATGGTCGTCCGGACGGCGTAGAGCAACTCGACCACGATGAAGATGAGCAGCAGCAGATCGAGCACCGCGACCGCCGCGTTGCCGTTGGCGGCGTCGCCGGCGAACATGCTGCCGGTCTCCCGGACGGCCGCAACCAGCAGCGACACCGCCGTGACCACCAGCAGGATCGCGATGCCGATGTAGACGGCCGTCTCCGCCCACTCCAGGATCCGGTTGCCGATCCGGATGTGCGCCGGCGCCTCCGCCTCGTCGCCCTCCCCACCCTCGTTGCGCGGCCAGGTGCCACCTCTTCCGGGTCGGCGACGGTTCCGGTCGGTCATCTCCGCATCCTGCACGAGCACGCCGGTTCCCGCCGGGGTCGCGACCCACGCCCGGGTCCTGGTTCCCACGTTCCAGCTGGAACGCGTGTCGGCGATCCGTGAGGGGTCGGCCGCCCGGGCCCGTCCCGACCGGACTCGACTTCCCGGTCCCCTCAACCACACTCTCACTGTCGCTGAAAGGACCGTGAAGAGTGGCACCTTCCCTTCGGCGCCTTCCCTGGCCCGTCGGCCACATCCGCCCGGCCGCCGAACCCGCCACGACTCCGAACCTCGTCCGGGGCGCAGTTCACCCCGACCGGCCACCCACGAACCGCAAGGTCCCGACTTCCGGGTCCCTTCAGCCACACTCACTGTCGCTGAAAGGACCGTGAAGAGTGGCACCTCCCTTTCGGCGCCTTCCCTGGCCCGTCGGCCACATCCGCCCGGCCGCCGAACCCGCCACGACTCCGAACCTCGTCCGGGGCGCAGTTCACCCCGACCGGCCACCCACGAACCGCAAGGTCCCGACTTCCGGGTCCCCTCAGCCACACTCACTGTCACTGAAGGGACCGCAACGACAGGCACCGACACCCCGCCCCACGTTCCAGCTGGAACGCCCACCCCCTCAGACCGGCGGGTACGCCGGCCAATCGGCATCGAGGCGGCGGTCGGAGAGGTAGCGGACGACAGCCGGCCAGACGGGATCGCGGTAGTAGGAACCGTGCCCGAGCGGGCCGGCGGTCGGCGCGAGCATGGGATCGACGGGCACCGGGTCGAGCAGGACCACCTCCCGGCCGCAGATCCGCACCGGCGGATCCCGCCGCAGCTCGTCGGCCACCCGCGCCGCCTCGGGACCACCTGCACCAGCACCAGCACCAGCACTGCCCAGCCACCGCAGGGACGTCGGGGTCCCGCCTTGCGACCGGCCGTAGGAGAAGACCGGCCCGCCGATGGGGTCCGTCTCCCGTACCAGCGAGATCCAGCCCTCCGGCTCGGTCACCGGCCCGCCCGGCTGCAACGGCCGCAGCCCGACGAGCACCTCGCGCAGCACCCGCTCGTTGACGTATGCCGGGAACGCCCGCGAGTAGGCGAACTGCAGCTGCGACCCGAAGGTCAGCAGCGACAACCGCTTCCGGACCGCCGGCGACAACCGGGTCAGCGCGGCGACGGTCAGCAGACTGCCCTGGCTGTGTGCGGCCAGCACCAGCCGGACGTCGTCGCCGTCCGGCAGTCCTGCTCCGGTGTCCGGGTCCGCACCGAGGTGGTGGTGGATCCGCCGGCGCAGGGTGTCGATGGCCCGGGCGGTGTACGGCGGCGGCACCAGCGGGTGCGCGGCGCGCGGCCAGAAGGCGATCACGTCCCAGATGACGTTCGCGCCCCGCCGCACCCCCTGCGCCCGCAGCCCGGCCCGACCCAGGTACAGCAGGCCGAGCCCCACGCCGAGCAGCACGAGCGTGCCGAGCACCGCCATCGGGTCCGGGGTCTCCGGCGCCGGCTCGCGCGCCGTCAACCAGGAGAAGGCCGGACTGCGGATCCACCGGCTCACCGGCTCCAGCCAGCCCGCCCACCCCGGCACGACCTCGCCCCTCCACGGCGCCGCGACCGTTCCCGCCGCGCCGGCCGTGGTCAGCACGATCCCGGCCGCGGCGAACACCGCCAGCACCGCCTGCACCACGTACTTCAGCCGGGCCAGGAACCAGGCCGTGGCGAGCCCCCGGATCGACGACGCCTCGGCGGTCCGGCGGTCGTCCGGGTCCTTGGCCGTGCCGAAGAAGGCCGGCTGCTGCGCCCAGGCCACCTCGGCCCGCAGCCGACGGCCGGAGGCCAGCTTCACCGCGATCACAACCAGCCCGATGACCACCACCAGCAGCGCCGTCAGTCCCCACGCGTGCGCGGTGCGGACGAACACCGCCGGCAACTCCGGACCGCCGGCGCCGAGCCCGAGCACCCGGTTCACTCCGTAGACCAGCGCCGCGCCGAAGCCGACGCCCAGCAGCACGCCCACCGGGGCGACCACCGCCGCGCCCATCCCGGCCAGGTACCGCCGCACCGGCGCCGCGCCCGCCTCCCCCGCCGTCGCGGCGGCCAGCAGCCCGGTCGCCAGCAGCAGGACGAGCATCCCCATCAGGGCGAGGGCCATCAGCGGCAGCACCAGGTCGCGGAACCCCGGGAACACACCGGGGCCGGCGGGATCCGGCCGCTCCGGCAACGACACCCGGGCCAAGGTGATCACCGCGCCGACCGCCGCCACCACCCCGGCCACCAGCAGCAGCCAACTCAGCACACTCAGCCGCAGGTCACGGGAGCGATTGCGGTGCAACGGGTTCCCGGTCACCGCCACCAACAGGACCGCGGCGCCCAGGACGATCCAGGACCCGGTGCCGAGCGGTCCGGAGCCGGCCAGGGCGCCGCCGAGCACACCGACCACCCCGCACGAGGCCGCCGCGTGCAGCAGCTGCAGCCGGAAGGTGTCGTTGTCGCCGTAGGCGAACTCGTCGGCGGCCAACCGGCTGGTGCGGGCGAGCGGGTCGTCCACCGGAGGTCCCGATCCGGCCCCGGACGAGCGCACCCGACGCGAGCCGCCGCCGCCGAACCAGATCAGCAAAGGCACCAACGCCCCGGTCAGCACCATCGCGGCGATGATCCAGCCACGGGCACATCCCGAGGTGGTGCACACCGGGTCGGTGCCGCTGCGGATCCACTGCCAGGCCAGCTGGTCGATCCCGGCCTCGGCGACGGCCAGGGTCAGCGTGACGGTCAACAGGATCCCGAGTCCGCGCAGCGCCGCCTCGGCGACCACCCGGAGCATCCTGGACATCCCGGACCGCGCGGCCGGCAGCATGAAGTGGGCGGCATTGACCAGGCCGAACGGCACGGACAGCAGCCAGAACGCGGTCTTCCACGAGCCGGAGGTCAACTGTCCCCAGTGGTAGGCCTCGACGATCTCGCCGTCCGGCCCGCGCAGCTCCTGCCCGGCCGGATCGACGGCCCGGAAGAACCGGGTGCGCTCGTCCCCCGCGACCTGACGCACCAGTGGCGCGTCCAGCAGCTGGTCCGGCGGCGTCCCGCTGACGCCGTGGATGCGCAGTTCGATCACCTGCGGTGCGGTCATCACCAGGAGAGGATCCGCCGCAGCGCCTGATGCACGAGCTGCGCCGAACGGGTGAACTCGGGATCCGGACGTCGATGCTGTCGATTCCGGGCGGGGCCCGATCGACGCGTTGTCGAGCGGCCCGGAAGATGGTTCCGGCCGGCACCCGTGGCCGAGGCCACCCGAGACAAGGAGCACCCCATGCCCCAGTACCTGATGTACGCGACCGGCGACGACTCCGTCCCCACCCCGCCGCCCACCCCGGAGCTGATGGCCGAGATGGGCCGGTTCTCCGAGGAGGCGACCAAGGCCGGCGTGCTGCTGGCCACCGGCGGATTCGCACCCAGCGCCACCGAGACCCGCGTGCAGCTCGACGCATCCGGTGACGCCACCGTGCTCGACGGCCCCTACGCCGAGGCCAAGGAACTGATCGGCGGCTGGGCGCTGATGGAGTGCCGAGACATCGACGAGGCGGTCGAGTACGCCAAGCGCTTCCTGCGCATCGCCGGCCCGGGCGAGTCCCGGATCCGGCAGGTCTTCGGCCCGGGCGTGGTGGCCTTCGGGACCCCGCAGGAGATCCCCGGCTTCCCACAGGGCTGAGCAGCCCTGACCGGGTCGAGAGGCATGGCCTACCGTGGGGCCATGCATCTCGACCTGGTCGCCGTGATCGTCCCCGACTACGACGTGGCCATCGACTTCTACGTCAGGGTATTGGGTTTCGAGCTCGCCGAGGACTCACCGGCGGAGACGAACGACGGCCGGCCCAAGCGCTGGGTGGTGGTCCGGCCGCCAGGTGGCGGCACCGGGCTGCTGCTCGCGCTGGCCGACGGGGACAAGCAGGCGGCCGCGGTCGGCGACCAGTTCGCCGGCCGGGTCGGTCTGTTCCTCCGGGTGGACGAGTTCGACCGGACCTACGACCGGATGGTCGCCGCCGGGGTGCGGTTCCACTCGGCCCCGCGACTCGAGGAGTACGGGTCGGTCGCCGTGTTCGAGGACGTGGCGGGCAACAAGTGGGACCTGCTCGGGCCGCGACCCGGCGCGTGACGGGCCCGACCGAGCACCCGCATGCCGCCCTGGATGCGGTCGTCCGGATCGAGCTGCCCCGGCTGATCGGCGCGCTGGCGCGGATGACCGGGGATGTCGGCACGGCCGAGGAGCTGGCGCAGGAGGCGACGGTGGCCGCACTCGAGCAGTGGCCACGCGACGGCGTGCCGCGCAATCCGGGCGCCTGGCTGACCACCACCGCGAAGCGCCGTGCGGTGGACCTGTTCCGCCGCAACGACTCCCTGCGCGACAAGTACGCGCAACTCGCACACGAGCTGGACCGCGAGCGCCCCGGCGGCGCCGTGTCGACCGACTTCGACGCAGCCCTGGACGACCGGATCGACGACGACCTGCTGCGGTTGATCTTCACCTCCTGCCACCCGGTGCTGGCGCCCGAGGGCCGCGCGGCCCTCACCCTCCGGGTGGTCGGCGGCCTCAGCGTCGCCGAGATCGCCCGCGCCTACCTGGTTCCCGAGCCGACCATGGCGGCGCGGATCACCCGGGCGAAGAAGGCGCTGACCAAGGCCGGTGTGCCGTTCGAGGTCCCGGAAGGGCCCGACCGTGCGGCCCGACTGTCCTCCGTGCTGCAGGTGATCTATCTCGTCTTCAACGAGGGCTACTCGGCGACCTTCGGGTCCGACTGGCTGCGCACGGACCTCACCCTGGAGGCGGTGCGACTGGCCAGGGTGCTGGCCGGCCTGATGCCGGACGAGCCCGAGGTGTTCGGCCTGGCAGCGCTTCTGGAGATCCAGGCATCCCGGAACGCCGCGCGGGTCGGCCCCGACGGTACGCCGGTGCTGCTGCTGGACCAGGACCGCACCCGCTGGGACCCGCTGCTGATCCGCCGCGGGCTGTCCGCCCTGGCCCGCGCCGAGCAGCTGGGCGGGGCCGGCGGGCACTACGCCCTGCAGGCAGCGGTGGCCGCCTGCCACGCCCGGGCCGCCCGCCCGGAGGACACCGACTGGCAACGCATCGCGATGCTGTACCAGGCGATCTCGTCCCGCTGGCCGTCGCCGGTGGTCGAGATCAACCGTGCGGTGGCCGTCTCGTTCGCCGACGGCCCGGCGGCCGCGCTGGAGATCCTGGACCGGCTGCCGGACTCGCCGGCGCTGCGCAGCTACCACCTGTTGCCCAGCGTGCGCGGCGACCTGCTGTCGAAGCTGGGACGCACCGCCGACGCCCGCGCGGAATTCCAGCGGGCGGCGGCACTCTCGCGCAACGAACAGGAGCGCGCCCTGTTGCTGGCCCGGGCCGACGGGCTGACCTGACCGCGCCCCGCCGCCGACAGTCAGCGGAGGACCCGGTACACCTGGTGCGTCACCAGCGAGGTCGCCCGGGACGACACCTGCTCCAGGTCGACCGACGGCACCCGGTCGAAGAGCCGCTCACCGGAGCCCAGCACGACCGGCGAGATATGCAGGCGCAGTTCGTCGATCAGCCCGGCGGCCAGGAACTGGTTGACCGTGGTCGCGCCGCCGGCGATCGCCACCCGGTCACTGCCGGCCGCCTGCGCCGCGGCGACCGCGAGGTCGAAAGCCGGCCGGATCCCGTTCACGAAGGTGAACGAGGTCCCGCCGGCCAGCTCGAACGACTCCCGCTCGTGGTGACTGAGCACGAACACCGGCGCGCCGTACGGCGGGGTGTCGCCCCACCAACCGGTCCAGGACAGGTCGAACGACCCGCGGTCCGGGCCGAACATGTTGCGCCCCATGATGTACGAACCGGCGCCGCCGATACCGGCCAGTTCCGCGGCGCTGGCCTCGCCGTCCTCGAACATCCAGCGGATCAGCGCGTCGACCTTGCCGTCGCCGAAAGGCTTCTCGGCGCTCTGCCGCGGTCCGGCGGCGAAACCGTCGATCGAGATGCTGAGGTCGGTGGTGACCATCGGGGTAGCCATGCGCTCCAGGCTACTTGTAGTGCAGCTCGCCCACCGCGGCCTTGGCCACCACGTCGGCGATCCGGGCGGCCCGGGTGGCCGGGGTCTTGATGGCGGAGATCCGGAAGTAGACGCGGAACCGCTCCACCGCCGGCAACCCGGCGAGGAACGCTGCCGCAGCGGGATTCTCGTCGAGCGCGGCCTGCAGGTCCGGCGGAGCTGCCGCACCCTTCTGCCGGTACGCCGCGTCCCACCGGCCGTCCGCCTTCGCCCGCTCGATCTCGGCCAACCCGCCGGGGCGCATCCGGCCCTCGTCGATCAGCCGGGCCACGTGCCCCTGGTTGATCTGCGACCACGGGCTGTTCTTCCGCCGCGGGGTGAAGGCCTGCAACGTGTAGTCGTCGTCGAGCCGGCCGGCCTGACCGTCGATCCAGCCGTGGCACAGGGCCACGTCCAGCGCCTCGGACCAGGTCATGCCCGGTGCCGACGAGCTCTTCTTCCGCAGTTTGAGCCGCACCCCGCCGTCGTCCGGCTCTCCGGACAGGTAGGCCTCCCACTCCGGCACGGTGAGATCCAGGATCGGCTTGTCCGCGAAGCTCACCATGTGTGGGATCGTCCCACGTCAGGAGGCGGCGAGCCCGCCCGCCACCGTCTCCAGCGCGTCGTAGGACTCCTGCATGCCGTCCTCCATGCCGCTGGCGACGATCATGTCGCGGGTCTGCTGGTCCGGGCAGTCGACGAGCACGGACAGCTGGGTGCCGCCGCCGGCGTCGGCGAAGGTGTCGGTGTTGACCGCCACGCCGTCCGGCGCACCCTCGAAGATCTCCGTCTTGACGATCTTCTCGCCGTCGACGATCTCGGAGAACTCGCCGTGGAAGCCGACCTCGAAGCCCTCGTTCGCCACCAGCACGTACCGGTAGCTGCCGCCGACCCGCAGATCGATCTCGGCCGAGGTGACCTGGCCACGCTGCCCGGCCCACCACTTCTTCACCAGCTCCGGGGTGGTCCAGGCGCGCCAGAGCAGCGCCCGCGGGGCGTCGAAGTGGCGGGTGATCAGGATCTGGGTGTCCGACGGCAGGGACACGGTCGCCTTGCCACTGTGGTGGGGGGCACTGTGCCGTTCGGTGTTGTGAGTGCTGGTGCTGCTGGTCATGACTGCTCCTCCGGGTGCTGGGATCCGACATCGGGTGGTCGGACTGCGGGGGTCCCGCTCTCCGCGGCGGCCAGTTCGGCCAGCACCTCGTCGAGCAGGTCGAGACGTTCGTTCCAGAGATCCGAGTAGCCGGCCAGCCACTC is drawn from Nakamurella alba and contains these coding sequences:
- a CDS encoding cellulase family glycosylhydrolase; this translates as MTTPVPDNVRRTRIVWLVVGIVVLVAAATIGIVRLPSAQNTESPDAGAAGAATPTGTTASPATTAATTTADTAGQVTSYGGHGSAVAGTRSGGAAPAVTRSSPAQPSDDTPRVDAATGELLDWEGPLHTEGSTILDVNDRPVRIRMANWFGLEITDCAPHGLWQISLDQGMAELAAFGFTTVRVPWSNECLDKPATSFDPGLNPELTGRTGIEVLDAVVAAAKDHGLTVLLDRHRPDVNTQSELWYTDTVSEQQWIDDWVRVVERYADDTTVIGADLHNEPHGAACWGCGDPARDWAAAAVRGGNAVLAANPDLLIVVEGVEKPGDGSTTWWGGGLSDVATHPISLSVPGRLVYSPHDYPSTIWPRDWFDDPAYPANLAPFWDRNWGFIQQQGIAPVLLGEFGSKLETESDKVWMATLVEYLNTNRMSFGYWAFNPNSGDTGGLVQDDWITPETAKLQMLAPLLGSEPDPQVPAPVTPAATTATTGAATTTAATGAAEGPDDALSIGWKQPSTWGTGYTVQLEITATVGVTGWSVSWPDGHAIGVADPYGMSCAAEIGVITCTGADWAGALGAGQSVTVGVQVNGDGTAPESPPLTVHTSV
- a CDS encoding xanthine dehydrogenase family protein molybdopterin-binding subunit, translated to MTRAELRRPHAVGSAYERVEGRDKVVGAARYAAEFVRDEACHGWIVGSTVARGRITEVDTATAAAVPGVIDVLWHGNAHRLTEVDDAELMVLQDDRVQYHGRPVAVVIGRTLEAARAGAAALRIDYDVEPFHVQLSAHDPDLVVPDELNAGFPTDTESGDVEAGLTRADVVVDQEYRTPHLHNVPMEPHATTARWDAADQATVYDSTQNSSEVSRTAAQAFGLGAGAVTVHSEHVGGGFGSKGTTRPNVILALLAARLVDRPVTVTLTREMTFHLVGYRTPTIQRVRLGATAAGRLTAIVHETVEQSSRLLDFAEQTGESTRHMYAAPARRVTHRLSRLDVPTPRWLRAPGEAPGMFAVEAAMDELAEQLGLDPVELRIANEPETDPDSGLRFSSRHYVECLREGARLFGWSRPRPQGTGPWRVGRGVAGSTYPAYQQPSSARATARADGTFDVEIAAADIGTGARTVLRQIAADALQVPIDRVRMHVGSSALPQASGAGGSSGTASWGRAVTRASEQLCDRLTAVGGAVPFDGLSAEADTTDELSAQPALARFAYGAQFVEARVNTITGEVRVPRALGTFAVGRVVNPRLARSQLIGGMTMGLSMALLEEGRWDPAFGDTVNDNFADYHIAANADIGDIDVHWLDEQDDHLNPMGSKGIGEIGIVGTAAAVTAAVHDAVGVRIRDLPVRLDKVLAAL
- a CDS encoding FAD binding domain-containing protein, encoding MRTFTYERPTDLEQAVALAGRSGARLLGGGTNLVDLMKLGAEEPDIVVDVSHLPLTGVVRDDHGGVDVGAMVRNSDLAADPVVRRYYPALAEALLAGASGQLRNMATTGGNLLQRTRCGYFMDVGKPCNKRDPGSGCPARNGEHRMLGVLGTSTSCIATHPSDMAVALAALDAEVDVQGPAGRRRLSLEELYLLPGDTPQVETTLRAGEVVTGIHLPPLVDGTRSTYRKVRDRASYAFAVVSTAVLVRWDGPTAVDLRIALGGVAPRPWRARTAEAVLRGTAPTTDSVVDALNAEFAAADPLPDNAFKVPLTVRLVADTLGGLAGGAR
- a CDS encoding (2Fe-2S)-binding protein; protein product: MTRPGPDRGVHTVLTINGTRHELTLDPRTTLLDALRERLDLTGSKKGCDRGQCGACTVLVDGRRVNSCLLLAASAAGSEVTTVEGLADGDRLHPVQQAFLDHDAFQCGYCTPGQICSAVGALAELAEGRPSAVTPDVAAEPRWEAAEIRERMSGNLCRCGAYAHIVPAVMAAMDRSAGGAEPAPPAEPSPGVPAQMDGANR
- a CDS encoding phosphate-starvation-inducible PsiE family protein; the encoded protein is MTDRNRRRPGRGGTWPRNEGGEGDEAEAPAHIRIGNRILEWAETAVYIGIAILLVVTAVSLLVAAVRETGSMFAGDAANGNAAVAVLDLLLLIFIVVELLYAVRTTIARRELIAEPFLIVGIIASIKEIVVLSVKAAEDVGKGAEFSDSMREIAILGALVLVLGLTAWLLRRKEREPDEGRNADEEDAAKA
- a CDS encoding YciI family protein gives rise to the protein MPQYLMYATGDDSVPTPPPTPELMAEMGRFSEEATKAGVLLATGGFAPSATETRVQLDASGDATVLDGPYAEAKELIGGWALMECRDIDEAVEYAKRFLRIAGPGESRIRQVFGPGVVAFGTPQEIPGFPQG